One region of Diabrotica undecimpunctata isolate CICGRU chromosome 6, icDiaUnde3, whole genome shotgun sequence genomic DNA includes:
- the LOC140444503 gene encoding uncharacterized protein, which yields MGTDSVEPAFSSVTVALPFVEGQVTTAPAVPNNILLLEAQSALPPPDMVNVNVTCPTPLFTVLQVQTFANQTTHSVASHTIKNYANIDNIVTSANNLERIQIPYSQLRSLLNIHGFQLYKIHSNSRTFSNGCNMIFTSEVNLDLVSSFSKVLGINRSPYQDDFSFKLPICEEAPPLTKRKLCTYVSRMYNSLGKLLSFRVHSKSFLQRIWSLPLDWDSDILDDLLISDWKSLLDTFQSISKITFPRCLTLPLPKSDMQLHCFTDASQDIYAACVYLRVVYSDNTVTSRLIASKTRIAPLKNKLTIPRLELSGILLGVTLTRKVLEVLSKNVTISEVHIFSDSLIALTWILTTKFTWNPFVLHRVSQIKELSKSFLFHHVSSSLNVADLPSRASDITQSILKKLWTEGPPFLVSSVIDYSQFRIKEWTGDLLELRHTQVTLSTTSDISQVNNTLETLFNKCSSFSKIQRTLACVFRFLSNLRKRHINSPLELGPLQVCEISSSTTVIVKYIQSQAFPKEFHELKHRKIISDKTIRALNPFLSEKTGLLHVGGRLEFAPISFEQKHPLLLPSNHSVVKLMIKQMHVKLGHAGALTTLSNFRSKYWPISRLRQTKKIIHDCVKCFRFMTPKSTQLMADLHPDRVLSTRPFQKVSVDYGGFFMIRSSHLRKAPLYKAYIAFFICMTTKCVHIELITGLTADAFILTLKRFIARRSAPEIIRSDNATNFYGARNQLLELNELFKSLDPGVMEERLQSAIKIYTGIPRKEIDIKTLRTNKHGEQVATIAVRPSRAEELRRYSSIIIGWVLCPISERYTPTRCYKCLHYGHSTYECKGESRAACCYNCLKSGHTAVQCDSTSYSLTCNEEGHRIDRMQCPAYRRWVYGRGGDREPPKGG from the exons ATGGGAACAG ATTCAGTAGAACCTGCCTTTTCTTCTGTTACCGTGGCCCTACCATTCGTAGAGGGCCAAGTAACAACAGCTCCTGCAGTGCCCAACAATATTCTGTTACTGGAGGCCCAGTCTGCATTGCCGCCTCCTGATATGGTGAACGTTAATGTAACGTGCCCTACTCCGTTGTTTACTGTCCTTCAGGTTCAAACTTTTGCTAACCAAACCACACACTCAGTAGCCTctcatactataaaaaattatgcaaatatcGACAATATCGTGACCAGCGCCAATAACTTGGAAAGGATACAGATACCTTACTCTCAACTACGCTCGCTTCTGAACATTCACGGTTTCCAActttataaaatacattcaaaTTCTCGTACCTTTTCAAATGGGTGTAATATGATCTTCACTTCAGAAGTTAATCTTGACTTAGTTAGTAGCTTCTCTAAGGTCCTAGGTATTAACAGGTCACCTTATCAAGACGATTTTTCTTTTAAGTTGCCTATTTGTGAAGAGGCGCCTcccttaacaaaaagaaaattatgtacCTATGTTTCTCGAATGTATAACTCCTTAGGAAAACTCTTATCTTTTAGAGTACACTCTAAATCTTTCTTACAACGTATCTGGTCATTGCCCTTAGACTGGGACAGTGATATACTGGATGACCTATTGATCTCGGATTGGAAATCATTATTGGATACATTCCAATCAATATCTAAAATTACATTTCCCAGATGCCTGACACTTCCACTGCCTAAATCGGATATGCAATTACATTGTTTCACCGATGCCTCTCAGGACATTTATGCTGCTTGTGTCTATCTTCGAGTCGTGTATAGTGACAACACAGTCACGTCTCGCCTCATAGCATCGAAAACTAGAATAGctccactaaaaaataaactaactatTCCTCGGTTAGAATTGTCTGGTATCTTATTAGGTGTCACTCTTACTAGAAAGGTACTTGAGGTTCTTTCAAAAAACGTCACAATATCTGAAGTTCACATATTTTCAGACAGCCTCATCGCTTTAACATGGATTTTAACAACTAAATTTACATGGAATCCATTTGTACTTCATCGTGTCAGTCAAATCAAAGAATTAAGTAAATCCTTTTTATTTCATCATGTAAGTTCCTCTTTAAACGTAGCAGATTTGCCCTCTAGAGCCTCAGATATCACTCagtcaattttaaaaaaattgtggacCGAAGGTCCCCCCTTTTTAGTTTCCAGTGTAATAGACTACTCTCAATTCAGGATAAAAGAATGGACGGGAGATTTACTGGAACTCAGACACACTCAGGTTACTTTAAGCACAACCTCTGACATATCTCAAGTGAATAATACGCTTGAAaccctttttaataaatgttcgtcattttcaaaaattcagagaACTCTGGCATGTGTTTTTCGTTTTCTCTCAAATCTAAGAAAAAGACATATTAATTCACCTTTAGAATTAGGACCACTGCAGGTTTGTGAAATAAGCTCCTCCACCACTGTGATTGTTAAGTACATACAATCACAGGCCTTTCCTAAAGAATTTCATGAGTTAAAACATCGGAAAATAATCTCTGATAAAACTATCAGGGCACTAAACCCCTTCCTCTCTGAGAAAACTGGACTTCTTCATGTAGGTGGTAGATTAGAATTTGCCCCTATCTCTTTCGAACAGAAACATCCCTTGCTACTACCATCTAATCATTCAGTTGTcaaattaatgataaaacaaatgcATGTTAAATTGGGACATGCAGGTGCCTTGACCACGTTGTCAAATTTTCGTTCGAAATATTGGCCTATCTCTAGACTAagacaaacaaagaagataatacacGACTGTGTGAAATGTTTCCGTTTCATGACACCCAAGTCAACACAACTTATGGCAGATCTCCATCCCGATCGTGTTCTCTCGACAAGACCTTTCCAAAAGGTCTCAGTAGATTACGGAGGTTTTTTCATGATCCGATCCTCTCATCTTAGAAAGGCTCCATTATACAAAGCATACATAGCCTTCTTCATATGTATGACCACCAAATGTGTTCATATCGAACTTATCACCGGCTTAACAGCTGATGCTTTTATTCTCAcccttaaaagatttattgcaaggCGGAGCGCTCCCGAGATTATACGGTCAGACAATGCTACTAATTTCTATGGTGCCCGCAATCAGCTTCTTGAGTTAAACGAACTCTTTAAAA gTTTGGATCCAGGGGTAATGGAGGAACGACTCCAAAGTGCCATAAAAATATACACAGGAATACCCAGGAAAGAAATTGATATAAAGACGCTAAGAACAAATAAACATGGGGAACAGGTGGCGACCATAGCCGTACGCCCATCAAGAGCTGAAGAATTGAGGAGATACAGCTCCATAATTATAGGCTGGGTATTATGTCCTATCAGTGAAAGATATACCCCAACAAGGTGCTACAAGTGCCTTCACTATGGCCACAGCACATATGAGTGCAAAGGTGAGAGCAGGGCAGCGTGCTGCTACAACTGCTTAAAATCAGGACACACAGCAGTGCAGTGCGACAGCACTTCATACTCCCTCACCTGTAATGAGGAAGGTCATAGAATTGATAGGATGCAGTGCCCAGCCTATAGAAGGTGGGTGTATGGCAGGGGAGGGGACAGGGAGCCCCCAAAGGGTGGGTAA